The stretch of DNA TTTTCATGATAGTGGAATGCTTTAATCACACCAGGATAACTCATGGAAATAGTTGCCTGACCGAAATGCGATAATAAATGTTCATCGTCTCTTACTAATTCAGCTAGATATCCGCGATCGTCACAGTGTTTTTCTATTCGTTTTATCTGTACACCTTCAATCAAATATATCTACTCCTTATTAATAAAGTTACAAAGGGCTTCTTTCCAAAAACGAGGGAGTTTAGTTCCAGAGGATTTCAGCTTATTCATACTTAAAACAGAGTAACTCGGTCTCTTTGCTAGAGTTTTATATTCCTTAGACGTAACAGGTGTAATTAAAGTTGGGTCAGTTCCGCATTCCTCATAAATTGTTTGTGCAAAGGAGTACCAACTACAAATACCATCATTTCGTATATGGTAAATACCAAAAGGAAGTTGCAGCAATGGTATGCAAGCTTCAACTAAATCATAGGTATAGGTCGGACTCCCAATTTGATCATTGATAACTTTTAATGGTTTTCTTTTGTAGGCATTTTTTTTAATCGTATTAACAAAGTTATTTTCGCCATCCCCAAACAACCATGATGTTCGTATAATATAACTCTCTGGTAATGTTTGTAGAATAAACTCCTCTGCTAGCCACTTACTTAAACCATAATTATTTTTGGGATTTGGACGATCGGATTCAATATAAGGGGTGTTTTTTTCTCCATCAAATACGTAATCAGAACTAAAAAAAACAAGCTTTGCTCCGTATTTTTTACAAGCACGAGCAAGATGTAATGTCCCAATCGCATTTACTTGTAGAGCAAGAATTGGGTGTTTTTCGCTAAGATCAACTGCTGTATATGCAGCAGTATGGATAACGTAGTCTGGTTGAAAGGATTGTATTTGTTGTTCAATTTTAATTGGATCGGTTATATCCATCTCTTTTTTTGAGAGGCGCTTTATGTTAATACCAAGACCTAACTTGGAAATGAACGCTTTCCCAAGTTGACCCTCACAACCTGTAATCAGAAATCTCATTGTAAACCACAACCATTTCCATTTGGAGATTACTATTCGTTTTTAAGAATAATTTGATTTGCTTGAAAGATGGAATCATATGTCCCAGCGTCGATCCACCAATTCGGTAATACATCAAAAGTAAGTTTGCTCTTTTGTAAGTATAAATTGTTCACATCTGTAATCTCTAACTCTCCTCGAGAAGAAGGAGTAATTTGTTTTATAAATTCAAAAACTTCCGTACCGTACATATAAATTCCTGTGACACAATAATTAGAAGAAGAATCACTTGGTTTTTCTTCAATGGATAATATATTTTTTTGAGACTTATCAAATGTAGCAATTCCATATCGATTAGGATCCGAAACGGTTTTCAACAAAATTTTGGCTCCGGTGCTTTGCTTCTCATATGACTGGACATAAGGAATTAAGGAATCATGAAATATATTGTCACCCAGTATAACCGTTAATTTATCACTGCCAACAAATGTTTTACTAAGTAATATTGCGTCTGGTATACCGATAGCCTGCTGCTGTGCTTCGAAGTGAATACGTACACCTAAGTCTCTTCCGTCACCTAATAATTCTCGAAAAAGTGGTATATCTTGTTGATTGGTAGTGATTAAAATTTCTGTTATATCAACTTCGCGTAATTTAAATATCGGATAGTAAATCATTGGATATTTACCTATAGGAATCAAATGTTTATTTATCACTTTTGTAAGAGGGTGAAGTCTGGTTCCTTTTCCTCTGGCAAGTATCATGCCCTTCATTTTGTATTACACTCCCGCCTCAGTTGTATAGGAAATTGAAAAATTTAAAGATGTGGATAAACATACTAAGTTAATTAGTCACGTCCAGCGCAAACGCCCCGAAAATAGGCGACTACACGAGGTCGCCCGCCTGTCAACGTTGCCCCAGGACGGGGGGGTTCTTAGTCGGATTTCCTTAAAATTGCCGCTTGCGCTTTTGTTCTTGTCTAGGAAATTATAAAATTTTGGAGCTGTGGATAAACAACTAAGTTAATTAGCCACGTCCAGCTCCAACGCCCATCACCTATTGTCCTTCCGGAGACCTCCTTACGATAAGTCAACATCGATTCGCATACGCTTATCGTGTTTCCTTTATCTCATACGGTCCCGTCCAGGACATACGGTGATAAACGGGCGCTTGCGCTTTTGTTCTATCCTATGCATTTAATAAATGCTCCGTTCTTGCCTAAATTACTTGAAATTAGTCTGAGACCTATTCGTATCTGCTTGGTTAGTAATACAATATAGTACTTGTGTAATGGTTAAGGAGGCTAATCATGGTTTCACAGAATTTAATAAAAGACTATTTTACGTATGAGTTTTGGGTGAAAGCTGAGAAAAGTACCAGTAAAAACACTCGTTTTTTGATTTTACCGAAGAATATAAATCGAGCAACGGATTTAACTGGAATTGGTATAGCAGTAAGTTTCAATAATATACAAGTCCTGGAAACAGGTGCAAAATTTAGCCCAATCATTGAAGTACATCGTGATTTAAACTATTGGACTCATATCGCTGTTGTCTATCAAAACAAAGAAATTTATCTATATATTAATAGCAACTTAGTAAAGCGTATAGTAAGTAAAAAAGAGTTAGTTCTCTTCGTACCTCAAAGTGTGAATAGAAATAATTTTGCGGGAAGTATCCGTGGGTTACGAATATGGAGTTATTCACGTAATGCGAGTGAAATCAAATCGTTTATGAATCAGCTATTGCCATCGGATGAAAAAGGATTGGTATTTAATTATCATGGTGATATTAGAAATAGGGTAATTACGAAAACAAGAAATACCATCAAGAAGAAAAACAACAAAAAAGATACAAAGATAATCGCCTTATATTTACCGCAATTTCATGAAATAAAAGAAAATAACAATTGGTGGGGGAAAGGTTTTACAGAATGGTCAAATACAAAAAAAGCCAAACCATTATTTCACAATCACTACCAACCTCGAGAACCCTACAGAGACTTTTATTATGACCTTACTAATCCAGGTGTAAGAGCGTGGCAAGCAAAACTTGCCAAACAGTATGGAATTTTTGGCTTCTGTTATTATCATTATTGGTTTAAAGGTAGAAGGTTGTTAGAAAGGCCATTTAATGAAGTGTTAGCTAGTGGTAAGCCAGATTTTCCATTTTGTTTGTCTTGGGCTAATGAGCCATGGACTCGGAACTGGAATGGAGGATCTAGAAATGTTTTGATGCCTGAGGATTATGGAGAAAAAAGAGATTGGAAAGAGCATTTTAACTATCTTATCAAGGCATTTAAAGACAAAAGGTATATTCGAGTGAATAACAAACCATTATTCGTTATATATCGTCCTGAAACAATACCGAATTTAATTGATATGATGGATTATTGGGAGGAACTTGCGATACAACATGGATTAGAAGGAATTTACTTTGTTCAAACGTTTAACGGTTTTCGACCACTATCACCAATAAATAGATTCGATGCTGCCGTAGAGTTTGAGCCACACTTTACGCTAGCACATGGAAAAGACAATAATTTTTGGAAATTGGTTAATGGTTATAATGGTAAAGCAAAATATTTAGATTACGATCGTATTTGGGAAAGTATTTTAAGCAGAAATAATAAACAGCACAAGAAAGTATTTTTAGGAGCATTCACCGATTGGGATAATACTGCCCGAATGCAGTCATCTGGAACCATATATCACGGTGCAACACCAGCAAAGTTCAAAAATTATTTAAGTCGTCAAATTGATAGAGCAAATAATGTCTACGATAGTGAATTTTTATTTATTAATGCATGGAATGAGTGGGCAGAAGGTGCTTATCTCGAGCCAGATAAAAAATTCAAATATGGCTATTTAGAAGCTGTAAGAGACGCTTTAAAGATGAATCGCTAAGCGTAGATTAAAAAGAAGAGCAGATATTATATGTAAAAAGCTTAAGGGAACATATTTTATCTGCTTGTTTTTCTATGATTTATATAATTGGATTTGAATACGTGTTTTTCAGCTCACGTATAAGCGGCATACCTGTATCATAGGAGATATTGCCAATAATGTCGTGGATTAGATTTTTTTCATTACATTTATGACTATTCCAATAGTGGTGAATTAGTGGCAGTAATGTACAGATTTCTTTGCTAGCATCTTCATAATGGTCTAGGAAACTTCTTGTAGAAGGAACATTCGTGGCTGGATGATGCCATGTTCTATGCTCCTCATTAAGGTAATCTATATTTGTTTGAATTGGTTGATGTGAGTATGAAGATATAAAATTACCCAGTAATTTGTTTCTCCAGAGATTAGGATCAGCAAGTATCCTATGTGCCATGATCATGTCGTGATATGATTTTTTAATATATGCTTCAGGTGGTGAAAGCTCCGGATAGATTTTATGAATTGATTGATGCAGTATATGATGGCTATCTGACGGTATAGACTTTCCTACATAGATTTCTTGATAAACTGGAAATTTCCATGCTTCTTTTTTTCTTAATTTGAGCATCATGATCGTATCAATAATTACTTCAAGCTTTTGATGCTTACTACCTTCGTAACCCGCATGATAATGAATATATGGATGCGTGTGACGGTCTAATATGTGATGTGTTATAAAACCAAGTACATAAGATTGGACCTGAAAATTACAATTTTTTGCTTTACTTATTAATTCGAGTAAAAATTCACCGCATCGTTTTGTATGTAGAATTGTTCCTATTTGTTCTACTTGATTATCTTTTATCCAAGGCCAAAATTGATAATAGAAAAAAGGATCTGGTCCCTGTGCACCAAGATTTAATGCTGGCCCGTTGTATAGAGATAGATCTACTGAGTTGCATGCATCTTCAGCAAATAGGATATGCGTCCATATATTTGGCATGAAAGTCCTCCTAATAACACAAATTTTTGGTAGATTAGCCTTTACTAAAATAAGCTCACTTTATGTTATATTTTATCATGAATGGATAGAAATCGAAAAAAATTGCAAAATTTGATACACTATCATTGAGGATCTTACAAAGGGAGGAAATAAAATGGATTATCGTGTTGAAAAAGATACAATTGGGGAAATTCAAGTTCCTGCTGATAAATACTGGGGGGCGCAAACACAGCGTAGTAAGCAAAATTTTCCAATTGGAAATGAAAAAATGCCAGTCGAAATTATTAAAGCGTTTGCAATTCTAAAACGAAGTACTGCTGAAGCTAATTTTGAATTAGGCTTAATGGAACGAGATAAAATGGAAGCAATTCAATATGCTGCTGATCAGGTATTAAACGATTCTCTAACAGATCATTTCCCACTAGTCGTTTGGCAAACTGGTAGTGGTACGCAAAGTAATATGAATGTAAACGAAGTATTAGCTTTTGTAGGTAATAAATGGTTACAAGAACAGGGAAGCGATTTAAAATTACATCCCAATGATGATGTAAATAAATCTCAAAGTTCGAACGATACATATCCAACGGCAATGCATATTGCAGCCGTATTGAAATTAGAAGATACGGTATTACCAGCTTTGAGTCAGTTGAAAAATACTTTTGCAGAAAAGCAAAGTGCTTTTGAAAATATCGTGAAAATTGGTCGTACACATTTACAGGATGCGACTCCTCTAACACTAGGCCAGGAAATCAGTGGGTGGCATCGTATGTTAGAGAAATCTGAAACGATGATTTCAGAGAGTTTAGAGCATCTTCGTGAATTAGCAATAGGTGGAACAGCTGTAGGCACAGGCTTAAATGCACATCCAGATTTTTCAGAGAAAGTTTGTAAGGCAATTAGTACATTCACAAACAAAAAATTCATATCTGCAAAAAATAAATTTCATTCATTAACAAGTCATGACGAAACTGTATATGCACATGGTGCACTAAAGGGACTAGCAGCAGATTTAATGAAAATTGCAAATGATGTTCGTTGGTTAGCAAGCGGTCCACGCTGTGGCATTGGAGAAATTACGATTCCGGCGAATGAACCAGGAAGTTCAATTATGCCAGGGAAGGTAAATCCGACTCAAAGTGAAGCTGTAACAATGGTAGTAACTCAAGTAATGGGGAATGATGCTGCTATTGGTTTTGCCGCTAGTCAGGGGAATTTCGAATTGAATGTATTTAAGCCAGTAATTGCATATAATTTCTTACAATCAAGTCAATTATTAGCAGATAGTATAATTTCCTTCGATGAGCGCTGTGCGGTTGGAATCGAACCAAACCACGAGCAAATC from Oceanobacillus iheyensis HTE831 encodes:
- the rfbD gene encoding dTDP-4-dehydrorhamnose reductase codes for the protein MRFLITGCEGQLGKAFISKLGLGINIKRLSKKEMDITDPIKIEQQIQSFQPDYVIHTAAYTAVDLSEKHPILALQVNAIGTLHLARACKKYGAKLVFFSSDYVFDGEKNTPYIESDRPNPKNNYGLSKWLAEEFILQTLPESYIIRTSWLFGDGENNFVNTIKKNAYKRKPLKVINDQIGSPTYTYDLVEACIPLLQLPFGIYHIRNDGICSWYSFAQTIYEECGTDPTLITPVTSKEYKTLAKRPSYSVLSMNKLKSSGTKLPRFWKEALCNFINKE
- a CDS encoding sugar phosphate nucleotidyltransferase — translated: MKGMILARGKGTRLHPLTKVINKHLIPIGKYPMIYYPIFKLREVDITEILITTNQQDIPLFRELLGDGRDLGVRIHFEAQQQAIGIPDAILLSKTFVGSDKLTVILGDNIFHDSLIPYVQSYEKQSTGAKILLKTVSDPNRYGIATFDKSQKNILSIEEKPSDSSSNYCVTGIYMYGTEVFEFIKQITPSSRGELEITDVNNLYLQKSKLTFDVLPNWWIDAGTYDSIFQANQIILKNE
- a CDS encoding glycoside hydrolase family 99-like domain-containing protein codes for the protein MKKKNNKKDTKIIALYLPQFHEIKENNNWWGKGFTEWSNTKKAKPLFHNHYQPREPYRDFYYDLTNPGVRAWQAKLAKQYGIFGFCYYHYWFKGRRLLERPFNEVLASGKPDFPFCLSWANEPWTRNWNGGSRNVLMPEDYGEKRDWKEHFNYLIKAFKDKRYIRVNNKPLFVIYRPETIPNLIDMMDYWEELAIQHGLEGIYFVQTFNGFRPLSPINRFDAAVEFEPHFTLAHGKDNNFWKLVNGYNGKAKYLDYDRIWESILSRNNKQHKKVFLGAFTDWDNTARMQSSGTIYHGATPAKFKNYLSRQIDRANNVYDSEFLFINAWNEWAEGAYLEPDKKFKYGYLEAVRDALKMNR
- a CDS encoding zinc dependent phospholipase C family protein, which codes for MPNIWTHILFAEDACNSVDLSLYNGPALNLGAQGPDPFFYYQFWPWIKDNQVEQIGTILHTKRCGEFLLELISKAKNCNFQVQSYVLGFITHHILDRHTHPYIHYHAGYEGSKHQKLEVIIDTIMMLKLRKKEAWKFPVYQEIYVGKSIPSDSHHILHQSIHKIYPELSPPEAYIKKSYHDMIMAHRILADPNLWRNKLLGNFISSYSHQPIQTNIDYLNEEHRTWHHPATNVPSTRSFLDHYEDASKEICTLLPLIHHYWNSHKCNEKNLIHDIIGNISYDTGMPLIRELKNTYSNPII
- the fumC gene encoding class II fumarate hydratase, coding for MDYRVEKDTIGEIQVPADKYWGAQTQRSKQNFPIGNEKMPVEIIKAFAILKRSTAEANFELGLMERDKMEAIQYAADQVLNDSLTDHFPLVVWQTGSGTQSNMNVNEVLAFVGNKWLQEQGSDLKLHPNDDVNKSQSSNDTYPTAMHIAAVLKLEDTVLPALSQLKNTFAEKQSAFENIVKIGRTHLQDATPLTLGQEISGWHRMLEKSETMISESLEHLRELAIGGTAVGTGLNAHPDFSEKVCKAISTFTNKKFISAKNKFHSLTSHDETVYAHGALKGLAADLMKIANDVRWLASGPRCGIGEITIPANEPGSSIMPGKVNPTQSEAVTMVVTQVMGNDAAIGFAASQGNFELNVFKPVIAYNFLQSSQLLADSIISFDERCAVGIEPNHEQIEKNLNDSLMLVTALNPHIGYENAAKIAKKAFADNSTLKETAVELGLLTEEQFDEYVNPEEMTYPK